The Mucilaginibacter gracilis genomic interval AGTCGAGGCCAGTATCCAGGCACCTGTACAAACGCTGGTGGTGTATTTGGAGTGGACATCTATCGCCTTTATCCAGTTCAGCAAAGCGGTATCTTTCGTGGCGGTAAAGGTTTCATTCAGGCCGCCGGGTATAACCAGGATATCCAATTGCTTGACTTCGTTAATGGAGGTATCACATTGCACCTTCATACCGCCACCGGTGGTGATCAATCCTTTATGACGACCCACAAAGAACACTTTAGCGCCCATGAGTTCACTCAATACATGGTAAGGCCCCATCGCATCCAAAACCGCATAGTTATCATAAAGGAGGATGCCTATTGTCTTGATCTGCACTTTAGGTTCAGGAAGTATATCTGCCATTTGTTGCTCATGGTTTTTTGTCGTGGCCGTTGCTGTGTCTTTTGATTTGTCTTTACACGCGGCCACCATCAAAATGAGAGTTGCTGCAAAAAATAGTCTTTTCATCAGATCTTTTATTTAAAATTTCGCTATTAAAGTCGTTCCGTAAGTTTTCGGGCTTCCCAAAAGGAAAGTACCGAATGAGCCGTAAGCGACGTACTTTTTATCAGTAATATTCCGCGCCCAGAAGTTCAGTTCAAAGTTCTTACTGCTGATACCTGCTTTAGCGTTGAACAAACTATAAGCTGGCTGGCTTAAGCCATTCACAAAATCAAAGTAGTACTTGTCTAAATAACGATATTCACCCCGGACGAATGCGGCTAATTTCTGTTTGCTACCCGCAAGATCATACGTGTATTGGGCAGCCAGCATGGAACTGACTGGCGGTGTATTAATAGGCTGGTCGCCTTTGTAATTCACTACAGCCTTGGCCTCTGCGCTATACAACAACAGCGAAGCATAACGTGCATGGGAATAGCTGGCGTTCCAGTCAATTTGCAGGCCTTTTACGGGCAGGGCCGTTACTTCCAGTTCCAAACCTTTATTGTGCATTTCACCAACATTCAGGATCAAGGCGTTAATACCGTCCATGGCGGTACTGATCTGCTGGTTATGCTGTTCGAGATAAAATGCGGTCAGATTGAATTTCAGCTTGTTGTTAAACAGCATGTTTTTCCAGCCGATCTCGTAATTATCCGAATGTTCCGGCTGGTAAGGCACTTGCGCAGGATCGGTCGCATTGGTATTTAATCCTCCTGCACGGAAGCCCCTTGCATACGAACCGTAAAGCAGCATGTTATCCTGTATCTTATAGCTCAACACGAATTTGGGGGTGACCGCGTTAAAGCTAGCCCTGTAATCTGCGTTCGGGGTTAACAAGGTTGCAGGGGCAGGATCTTTCTGGTAATCGGTATATTGGCTAAGCCCGCGGTTTTCGTGATCGTAACGTATGCCTGCGGTGAAGTCTAATTGTTTAGTTAGCGAATAGGTAGCCTGCCCGAAGAATGCATAGCCTTTATTGTTGCCGTGACTGTTGCCGATGGTGGTAAATGGCGCACCGGAAGTCGGGTCAAATTGCACGTAATCCGGTCCATAAAATGTCGGCGTGATCATGTGCAGATTTTGCGTAAACCCATAAGCCCCGGCTACCCATTTTAACTTGCTTGCACTTGCGGACGGTGAAGAAAGACGGATCTCCTGTGCGAAGATATGTTGGCGCTGATCAGGGGCGGTACTCAAAGCGTCTAAAGGACTGAAATCATAATCTACGCCTCTTCCTTCGTAATATTCATGCCAGTTGATATAGGATGATACGGAAGTAAAGTTAAAATCCTTGCCATAGTAATTGGCGGCCAGCGAGGTGTTGAAGTTGTTCCGGCGTTCTACATTAGTATTGTTGGTGTTCACCTGGTAAGGTTTGGAAAAGACATCATCAATTGATCCTACCCAGGGAAAACTACCTTTGTCATTGTCATTCTCGGTTTTCACGTTTAGCGCGAGCGACCATTGGGCTGATGGCAGATAGCGTAAATTAAAGTTACCGGAGTAATCCTCTCTGCGGTCGAAACCGCTTT includes:
- a CDS encoding TonB-dependent receptor, with protein sequence MVVTPMGGVVNITTKQPGNTPSGYAEMTFGNYGQQRYTVSLSEPLIKDKLFASGSFTYNHRGSIYYNEFTKSGFDRREDYSGNFNLRYLPSAQWSLALNVKTENDNDKGSFPWVGSIDDVFSKPYQVNTNNTNVERRNNFNTSLAANYYGKDFNFTSVSSYINWHEYYEGRGVDYDFSPLDALSTAPDQRQHIFAQEIRLSSPSASASKLKWVAGAYGFTQNLHMITPTFYGPDYVQFDPTSGAPFTTIGNSHGNNKGYAFFGQATYSLTKQLDFTAGIRYDHENRGLSQYTDYQKDPAPATLLTPNADYRASFNAVTPKFVLSYKIQDNMLLYGSYARGFRAGGLNTNATDPAQVPYQPEHSDNYEIGWKNMLFNNKLKFNLTAFYLEQHNQQISTAMDGINALILNVGEMHNKGLELEVTALPVKGLQIDWNASYSHARYASLLLYSAEAKAVVNYKGDQPINTPPVSSMLAAQYTYDLAGSKQKLAAFVRGEYRYLDKYYFDFVNGLSQPAYSLFNAKAGISSKNFELNFWARNITDKKYVAYGSFGTFLLGSPKTYGTTLIAKF